In the genome of Bradyrhizobium ottawaense, the window GCGCTCGTGCTGATCACCGTGCTGGCGATCGGGCTGCAGCGGCTGCTGAGCTGGTTTGCGACCTCCGGTGAGGTCTGGCTGGAAGGCCTGCTCGGGCCGGGCTGGCACACCTCGCTCGAGGTCTTGTCCTGGATCGTCTCGATCGCGGCGGGCCTTGGCGTCGTGTTCGGCGGCGTCTTCCTGATGCCCGCGATCACCTCGCTGGTGGCGAGCCTGTTCGTCGACGACGTCGCCGACATCGTCGAGCGCGAGCATTATCCCGCCGAGCAGCCGGGCCTCGCGCTGCCGTTCAGCCAGGCGATCTTCGAGGGCATCAAGACCGCGCTCCTGACCATCCTGGTCTATCTGATCGCGTTGCCGCTGGTGCTTTTCGCCGGCGCAGGCTTCCTGATCTTCTTCCTCGCCGCCGCCTGGCTGCTCGGCCGCGAATATTTCGAGCTCGCCGCGATGCGCTTCCGCTCGCCGGAAGAGGCCAAGGCGATGCGGCGCGACAATGCCGCCACCATCTTCACCGCCGGCCTCTTCATCGCCGCCTTCGTCTCGATCCCGATCGTGAACCTGGCGACGCCGATCTTCGGCATGGCCTTCATGGTCCACATGCACAAGCGGCTGTCGGGCCCGCGGCCCGAGCTGATCGAGCCGGCGCGGCAGATGCGGTAACGCGCTCTACGTCACCTGCACGCCGCACTTGCGCAGCACCGTCTTGGCGAAGCCGAATGGCGCCGGCGTGAACGGGCCGGCCGGCGCACGGGTGATCAGTGCGAGGACACCGAGCGCGGCTATCGCGAGCCAGAAGCACAGCCAGAAGCCGTCGATATAGGCGAGCACGTTGGCCTCGCGCTGCACGATGCCCGCCAGCGTGCCGATCGCACGCGGCTGTGCCAGTCCGGCGCCGTGGGCAGCGAAGTGATCGGCAAGCTGCTTCAGCATCCGCACCACGTCCACGTCGCCGACGCCGAGGTTCTGGCCGAGATAGAAGGAGTGGACCTGCTCGCGCACGCGCAGCCATGTCCCCATCAGCGCCACGCCGATCTCGGCGCCGCCGAGCCGCATGATCTGGATATAGGCGGCGAACGACGTCGCGCGGCTCGGGTCGGAGTTCGACAGCAGCGTGATGATCAGCGGCAGCAAGGTCAGCGACTGCCCGATCGCCTGGAGCAGCACGATGCCGACAAAGTCCTCGCGCGCCCAGTCATGGGTGAGCTGCGTGCCCCAGAGATTGGCGGCGGCGAAGCAGGCGAAACCCACGACAATCACGGTGCGCGTATCGAAATGCCGCAGCAGCCAGATCGAGAGCGGCACCAGCACGAACATCGGGAGCGCGCCATAGGTGAGCAGCAGCACGCCGCTCTGCTCGGGCCTGAGCAGGGCGATGGCAGCGAGGAAATTCGGCACCAGCGAGGCGTTGGACAGGCTGGTCAGCGTGTAGAGCAGGATCAGCACCAGCCCCAATCCGATATTCCGCGAGAACAAGACGTTCACATGCGCCCAGGGCTGCCGCACCAGCGACTCGTTGACGAGGAAGCCTGCGAACAGCACCGCGCCACCGACAAGCAGCGCCATCACCGTTCCCGAACCCAGCCAGTCCAGCCGGTTGCCCTGATCGAGCCCGGCGTAGATCATCGCGACACCTGCGCCGAGCAGCAGCATGCCGCCCCAATCGGCCTCGCGCAGCAGCGCGCGGTTCACGGGCTCGTTCGGTGTGCCGAGATAGACCATCAGCCCCATCAACGGCGCGATCACGACGCTCTGCCAGTACAGCCATTGCCAGCCGAGATGGTCGACATAGAAGCCGACCAGCGAACTCGAGCTATCGAGCGCAAAGCCGACGCGGATCGAATAGATCGAGATCGCCGGCAGCCACCACCGGATCGGCAGATTGCGGAACACGATCATCAGCGTCGCCGGCACGAAGGTGCCGAGCAGGAGGCCATGCACAACGCTGAGCGCGAGCAGCGTTGGATAATCGTGCACGAAGGGAACGATCAGCGAGATGACGGCATAGATCAGGCTCGGAACGCCAAGCACGCGCCGCAGCCCGAACACGGTCGCGAGCCATGCCACTGCCGGCGCGATGAAGATCTGCGAGCCGATGCCGGCGGTGGAAAGCCAGGCACCCTCGTCGAAGCTGAGCGAGAACGCGCCGCGCAGGTCGGGCAGGCCGACCGTGGTCAGGCGGCTGTCGAAATTGGCGAGGAAGGAGCCGAGCAGCACCGCCGCCACGGCGAACAGCGGCCGCGGCGCGACGCCGCCGCGCGAGAGCGGTCCGCGATCGGCGTCGTCATTTTCCGCCATTCGCAGCCTTGGTGTCGATGCGGGTGACGACCGACATGCCCGGCACCAGCCGCGCCAGCAGCGGCTGGCCTTCGTCGAGCTGGATCCGCACCGGAATGCGTTGCACGACCTTGGTGAAATTGCCGGTGGCGTTATCGGGCGGCAGCAGCGCCACTTGCGCCCCCGTCGCCGGCGCGATGCGCTCGACCGTGCCGCGCAGCGTCTCGCGCGGAAAACTGTCGACGGTGATCTCGACCGGCTGCCCCGGCGCGACGTGCGTCAGCTGGGTCTCCTTGTAGTTCGCGATCACATAGACCTTCGGCAGCGGCACCACGTTGATGAGGTTGGTGCCGATATTGACGTAGTCGCCGGGCTGCACCTGGCGCTCGCCGACGACGCCGTCGAACGGCGCCGATATCCTAGTGTAGCCGAGCTTGAGCTTCGCACCCGCCAGCGTTGCCTTGGCCGCGGCGACATCGGCGGCGCGCTGCTTCCGGGTGCCTTGCAGGACTTCGAGCTGATGCTGCTGGGCTGCGATCACGGCGCGGCTCGCACGCACGTCGGCCTGCGCCTTGGCGTAAGCAGCCACCGCCTGCTCGAGCCGCTGCCGCGTGCCGGCTTCGGTCTGCGACAGCGATTGCTGACGTTCCTGCTCCTGCCGTGCCTCGACCTCCATGGCTTCCGCGGAGAGCCGCGCCGCCTGCGCCTGCGCGATCGTCGCATATTGCAGCTCGACCTGATTGGCCAGATTGTCGAGCGTGGCCTGCGCGGCGGCGACCGAAGCTTCGGACTGCGCGACCTGGGCCTCATAGTCGGCGGGATCGATCTGGATCAGGAGATCACCGGCCTTGACGCGCTGGAAGTCGGTCACGGCGACGGTCAGCACTTCGCCCGAGACACGGCTGGAAAGCCGCGTCAACTCGGCGCGCACATAGGCATCATTGGTGGTCTGGATCGCCGCATTGCCGACCCATTCGTCGAAACGCAACGTCGCCAGCGCGACGAAGCCGAGCGCGACGATCACGGCGAACAGCGGGATCGCGAACCGGCTCCAGAGTGAGGTCGC includes:
- a CDS encoding sulfate transporter family protein, which codes for MLDAAIKALSQMISPPMRSILWRSVGLALVLITVLAIGLQRLLSWFATSGEVWLEGLLGPGWHTSLEVLSWIVSIAAGLGVVFGGVFLMPAITSLVASLFVDDVADIVEREHYPAEQPGLALPFSQAIFEGIKTALLTILVYLIALPLVLFAGAGFLIFFLAAAWLLGREYFELAAMRFRSPEEAKAMRRDNAATIFTAGLFIAAFVSIPIVNLATPIFGMAFMVHMHKRLSGPRPELIEPARQMR
- a CDS encoding MFS transporter, with the translated sequence MAENDDADRGPLSRGGVAPRPLFAVAAVLLGSFLANFDSRLTTVGLPDLRGAFSLSFDEGAWLSTAGIGSQIFIAPAVAWLATVFGLRRVLGVPSLIYAVISLIVPFVHDYPTLLALSVVHGLLLGTFVPATLMIVFRNLPIRWWLPAISIYSIRVGFALDSSSSLVGFYVDHLGWQWLYWQSVVIAPLMGLMVYLGTPNEPVNRALLREADWGGMLLLGAGVAMIYAGLDQGNRLDWLGSGTVMALLVGGAVLFAGFLVNESLVRQPWAHVNVLFSRNIGLGLVLILLYTLTSLSNASLVPNFLAAIALLRPEQSGVLLLTYGALPMFVLVPLSIWLLRHFDTRTVIVVGFACFAAANLWGTQLTHDWAREDFVGIVLLQAIGQSLTLLPLIITLLSNSDPSRATSFAAYIQIMRLGGAEIGVALMGTWLRVREQVHSFYLGQNLGVGDVDVVRMLKQLADHFAAHGAGLAQPRAIGTLAGIVQREANVLAYIDGFWLCFWLAIAALGVLALITRAPAGPFTPAPFGFAKTVLRKCGVQVT
- a CDS encoding HlyD family secretion protein, whose translation is MSQQEQVSSPPSVAAAPASPPKPTQPPATSLWSRFAIPLFAVIVALGFVALATLRFDEWVGNAAIQTTNDAYVRAELTRLSSRVSGEVLTVAVTDFQRVKAGDLLIQIDPADYEAQVAQSEASVAAAQATLDNLANQVELQYATIAQAQAARLSAEAMEVEARQEQERQQSLSQTEAGTRQRLEQAVAAYAKAQADVRASRAVIAAQQHQLEVLQGTRKQRAADVAAAKATLAGAKLKLGYTRISAPFDGVVGERQVQPGDYVNIGTNLINVVPLPKVYVIANYKETQLTHVAPGQPVEITVDSFPRETLRGTVERIAPATGAQVALLPPDNATGNFTKVVQRIPVRIQLDEGQPLLARLVPGMSVVTRIDTKAANGGK